The proteins below are encoded in one region of Paenibacillus sp. YYML68:
- a CDS encoding RidA family protein, giving the protein MSEQTVASRLEKLGIVLPKASGPAAKYANYVLVNDLLFLAGKGPSGGPKGKLGKDYTTEEGYAFARQAGLEVLAVVQDALGSLDRVKRVVKVQGFIHAADHYEEIHKVLNGFSDLMFEVFGEEKGAHTRSVLGAAALRDQLPVVVDTIFQVEPE; this is encoded by the coding sequence ATGTCCGAACAAACTGTAGCTAGTCGTCTGGAGAAGCTTGGCATCGTGCTGCCGAAGGCGAGCGGACCAGCGGCGAAGTACGCGAATTATGTGCTGGTGAACGACCTGCTGTTCCTCGCAGGCAAGGGACCATCAGGCGGTCCGAAGGGTAAGCTTGGCAAGGACTATACGACCGAGGAGGGCTATGCCTTCGCCCGTCAGGCGGGGCTGGAGGTGCTGGCAGTTGTACAGGACGCTCTCGGCTCGCTTGACCGGGTGAAGCGGGTTGTCAAGGTTCAAGGCTTCATCCATGCTGCCGACCATTATGAGGAGATTCATAAGGTGCTCAATGGCTTCTCCGATCTCATGTTCGAGGTGTTCGGCGAAGAGAAGGGCGCTCATACCCGCTCGGTGCTCGGCGCCGCTGCGCTTCGGGACCAGCTGCCGGTCGTCGTTGATACGATTTTTCAGGTGGAGCCAGAGTAG
- a CDS encoding 1,4-dihydroxy-6-naphthoate synthase encodes MKIAFSPCPNDTFVFHALVHGLIPGAPRFQVTYADIDKTNGWVASGEGPDVLKISYAALPWALEHYTLLPCGGALGRGCGPLILSGAALGGTTEAAALAGRRVAVPSERSTAYLLFRLWAARHVPGGVGDIVVMPFHEIMPAVRDGSIDAGLVIHEARFTYASYGLTMMTDLGSWWETDTGLPIPLGAIVARRSLDQEAIAQWIRASVEYAWAHPTESEAYVLQHAQEMSPEVAKAHIELYVNAYTADLGRSGLEAVQALLGRAAEEGLVPAVDVQRL; translated from the coding sequence ATGAAGATTGCATTCTCCCCTTGTCCGAATGACACGTTCGTCTTTCACGCGCTCGTACACGGACTTATTCCAGGCGCACCGCGCTTTCAGGTCACCTATGCCGATATCGACAAGACGAACGGCTGGGTGGCGTCGGGAGAAGGTCCCGATGTGTTGAAAATATCGTACGCCGCCTTGCCCTGGGCGCTCGAGCATTACACGCTGCTACCGTGCGGCGGAGCGCTCGGCCGCGGCTGCGGACCGCTCATCTTGTCGGGCGCCGCTCTAGGGGGTACGACGGAGGCTGCCGCGCTAGCAGGTCGGAGGGTGGCGGTGCCGAGCGAGCGCTCGACCGCCTATCTGCTGTTCCGGTTATGGGCGGCCCGGCATGTGCCCGGAGGAGTCGGCGACATCGTCGTCATGCCGTTCCATGAGATTATGCCTGCCGTTCGTGATGGCTCTATCGACGCTGGGCTTGTCATTCATGAAGCACGCTTCACCTATGCGTCATATGGGCTGACAATGATGACGGATCTTGGCAGCTGGTGGGAGACCGATACGGGACTGCCCATTCCGCTCGGTGCCATCGTGGCAAGACGCTCGCTGGATCAGGAAGCGATCGCGCAATGGATTCGCGCATCCGTGGAGTATGCATGGGCGCATCCGACGGAGTCTGAGGCTTATGTGCTGCAGCATGCACAGGAGATGTCGCCGGAGGTGGCGAAGGCGCATATCGAGCTGTATGTGAATGCGTATACGGCCGACCTCGGTCGTAGCGGGCTCGAGGCGGTTCAGGCTCTGCTGGGGCGCGCAGCTGAGGAAGGACTTGTACCTGCTGTCGATGTACAGAGGCTGTGA
- a CDS encoding ATP-binding protein: MKPRRMDPIKKHRSRPLAPCLQAAVFMLLTCILLSLMTTTVLAGSSSPYLEESESKPIHLGRSWEVFWGDHPGPADEKRWEPFDEAAQSRLTSYEGMLWLRRELPELRYRDPFLFLYGMKYAEVYVDRQLTYEFNMKQQNMYVNSFSLFHPMQLKKEYTGKLLQLRLKWNRGPLLPNWNSVMSRDAMVLHFVKQDTSLLVYAVLCILPGLVALGLFLRRRQERLYAWFSLLCLSAGFGFLSLMTSWQFFGDFGAAYYWRDVLLPLGILAFIGFYGEALGNTFGRIYRWLISSFAAYTLLSAVVGVISDRWYFAMLSYGLPYLFVPVLLTVAYTLIRFGAQSKWNQDVRWLTVGFVVLLVSASGHLTKNYITDSLRDLDGSLFVFYLFTQDLLPRGFIVFLFCLAVMMFRRFSDIHKRLAQYAEELAVKNAALAQFDKLKDDFLRNTSHELRTPLHGIAGLAESLLADDTGALSARTRESLRMIHHSSDRLLRLVGEILDFNRLKHKDVELKLAPVDAAHAANVVMTMLKPLADKKGLSTELSIRPGCPLIVADEGRLEQVLYNLIGNAIKYTEHGSVKVMIRELPEQRYVEFIVADTGEGITPDKAELLFEPFSSSDGMRGTGLGLSISKRLIELHSGTLIVKPNEAAPSGTQVIFTLPVTELPAGASPTPAASILEASHDWSEHVNAPLAYSDGNTHQQLPVVLIVDDEPVNVQVLYNFLGNGSLLLKSCQDGVEALALLESSMSPPALVLLDVMMPRMNGYEVCRRIRERWNASELPIIMLSARSTVEDLTLGFEAGANDYIPKPFSRGELLARVQTHLELSRFHHLLEALVDQRTAELKETSEALVGSIREAAEAMVEVSVLEERSRIAHEMHDVVGHTLTAAVVQLEAVKKIAERDIGLSLQQINDVQSLVRKGLDDIRRSVRLLADDAQAFDLQQAVNELLAETTEHTGVIIETDIDLPPMSMSSLMQQVLYHALMEGITNGIRHGECRRFLLRIHADGRELHFSLANDGRAYTSAKLGFGLSTMMERVHLLGGTVSIGPFSGRRTERELSGDSKRSYTCELAICLPLQHDVSAQEE, translated from the coding sequence ATGAAGCCTAGACGTATGGACCCGATCAAAAAGCATAGAAGCAGGCCGCTTGCGCCTTGTTTACAGGCTGCCGTCTTCATGCTCCTCACCTGCATACTGCTGTCTCTAATGACAACAACTGTCCTTGCGGGAAGCAGCTCGCCTTATCTGGAGGAGAGTGAGTCGAAGCCCATTCATCTAGGTCGAAGCTGGGAGGTGTTCTGGGGCGATCATCCCGGCCCAGCTGACGAGAAGCGCTGGGAGCCATTCGATGAGGCGGCACAATCTCGGCTGACATCCTATGAAGGCATGCTCTGGCTTAGACGTGAGCTGCCGGAGCTGAGATATCGAGATCCGTTCCTTTTTCTGTACGGTATGAAGTATGCGGAGGTGTACGTGGACCGCCAGCTCACGTATGAATTCAATATGAAGCAGCAGAACATGTATGTGAATAGCTTCAGCCTTTTTCACCCCATGCAGCTGAAGAAGGAATATACCGGCAAGCTGCTGCAGCTGCGGCTGAAGTGGAATCGAGGCCCACTGCTGCCAAACTGGAATTCAGTGATGAGCCGAGATGCGATGGTGCTTCATTTTGTTAAGCAGGATACTTCCCTTCTCGTGTATGCCGTGCTGTGCATTCTTCCGGGCCTTGTTGCGCTTGGACTGTTCCTTAGACGTCGGCAAGAACGGCTGTACGCTTGGTTCTCCTTGCTGTGCCTGTCAGCAGGCTTCGGTTTTTTGTCTCTCATGACGAGCTGGCAATTCTTTGGAGACTTCGGCGCTGCTTACTACTGGCGTGATGTGTTACTGCCGCTTGGCATTCTCGCGTTCATCGGCTTCTACGGCGAAGCGTTGGGCAATACATTTGGACGTATCTATCGCTGGTTGATCAGCAGCTTTGCAGCATACACACTATTATCAGCAGTGGTCGGAGTGATAAGTGATCGATGGTATTTCGCGATGCTGTCCTATGGGCTGCCGTACCTGTTCGTACCTGTACTGCTTACGGTAGCTTACACGCTCATTCGGTTTGGAGCACAATCGAAGTGGAATCAAGATGTGCGATGGCTTACGGTCGGCTTCGTCGTCCTGCTCGTGTCCGCCTCCGGCCATTTAACCAAAAACTACATAACTGATTCTCTCCGTGACCTGGACGGATCCTTATTCGTTTTCTACCTATTTACGCAGGATCTGCTGCCCAGAGGCTTCATCGTCTTCCTGTTCTGTCTTGCGGTCATGATGTTTCGACGGTTCTCAGACATTCATAAGCGTCTTGCCCAGTATGCAGAAGAATTAGCAGTCAAAAATGCCGCGCTCGCGCAATTCGATAAGCTGAAGGATGACTTCCTGCGCAACACCTCCCATGAGCTGCGGACGCCGCTGCACGGTATTGCCGGTCTGGCCGAGTCGCTGCTGGCTGATGATACCGGGGCACTAAGCGCTAGAACGCGCGAGAGCCTGCGCATGATACACCATAGCTCCGATCGGCTGCTCCGACTTGTCGGAGAAATCTTAGACTTCAACAGGCTGAAGCACAAGGATGTGGAGCTGAAGCTCGCCCCTGTCGATGCGGCCCATGCCGCTAACGTCGTCATGACGATGCTGAAGCCTCTCGCGGATAAAAAAGGACTGTCCACCGAGCTCTCCATCCGCCCAGGCTGTCCGCTTATTGTGGCAGACGAAGGTCGTCTCGAGCAGGTGCTGTACAACCTCATCGGCAATGCGATCAAATATACCGAGCATGGCAGCGTGAAGGTCATGATTCGCGAGCTGCCGGAGCAACGGTACGTGGAGTTTATTGTCGCGGACACAGGCGAAGGCATTACGCCCGATAAGGCGGAGCTGCTGTTCGAGCCCTTCTCCTCCTCGGACGGGATGCGCGGTACGGGTCTTGGTCTGTCGATCTCGAAGCGGCTCATCGAGCTGCACAGCGGTACGCTGATCGTGAAGCCGAATGAAGCTGCTCCCTCGGGTACACAGGTCATATTCACACTTCCTGTCACGGAGCTGCCAGCAGGAGCATCCCCGACCCCAGCTGCGAGCATCTTGGAAGCTTCCCATGACTGGAGCGAGCACGTGAATGCTCCCCTTGCCTATTCAGATGGCAACACACACCAGCAACTGCCCGTAGTTCTGATCGTCGACGATGAGCCGGTGAATGTGCAAGTACTGTATAATTTCCTTGGAAATGGAAGTCTCCTGCTCAAGTCCTGCCAAGACGGAGTCGAGGCGCTAGCACTGCTCGAATCGAGCATGTCCCCTCCGGCCCTTGTGCTGCTTGATGTGATGATGCCGCGAATGAACGGCTACGAGGTATGCAGACGTATCCGGGAGCGATGGAATGCCAGCGAGCTGCCGATTATCATGCTGTCGGCCCGCAGCACGGTAGAGGACTTAACACTTGGCTTCGAGGCCGGTGCGAACGATTATATTCCGAAGCCGTTCTCCCGCGGTGAGCTTCTGGCTCGTGTCCAGACGCATCTGGAGCTATCCCGCTTCCATCACCTGCTGGAGGCGTTGGTCGATCAGCGAACCGCTGAGCTGAAGGAGACGAGTGAGGCACTTGTTGGCTCCATCCGTGAAGCTGCCGAGGCTATGGTCGAGGTGTCGGTGCTCGAAGAGCGCAGCCGAATCGCACACGAGATGCATGATGTCGTCGGTCATACGCTGACCGCAGCTGTCGTGCAGCTGGAGGCGGTCAAGAAGATTGCCGAACGCGACATAGGTCTCAGTCTGCAGCAGATTAACGATGTGCAGTCGCTTGTGCGCAAGGGTCTGGACGACATTCGGCGCTCCGTCCGATTGCTGGCAGACGATGCCCAAGCATTCGACCTCCAGCAGGCCGTCAATGAGCTGCTCGCTGAGACGACAGAGCATACCGGCGTCATCATCGAGACAGATATCGACCTCCCGCCCATGAGCATGAGCAGCCTGATGCAGCAGGTGCTGTACCACGCACTAATGGAGGGAATTACCAATGGCATCAGGCACGGCGAATGCCGCCGCTTCCTGCTGCGTATACACGCCGATGGCCGTGAGCTTCACTTCAGTCTAGCGAACGACGGGAGGGCGTATACATCTGCGAAGCTGGGCTTCGGGCTGTCCACGATGATGGAGCGGGTGCACCTGCTAGGCGGTACCGTCTCCATCGGTCCATTCTCAGGACGGAGGACCGAGCGGGAGTTATCCGGCGATAGCAAGCGTTCCTATACGTGCGAGCTTGCGATCTGTCTACCGCTGCAACACGATGTGAGTGCGCAAGAAGAGTAG
- a CDS encoding glycoside hydrolase family 44 protein, whose protein sequence is MRKSFRSKGTRNKAIALILGLAMSTSMLGGAQPDARAEQSGVLTVYDDLLSPEFINYGWAEMDLEESTIVHGGSRSVRLNPDHDKALYFYKDRIMVADDYDSLRFWVHGGTTGGQKVKLVLSLGGQGMAERYVDELLPGGIPAGQWAEVNVRLSELGVQGLLDGIWLWGEGEQESIYIDDMRFMPKDVGGSTSGGSTSGNGTSTGGSTSGGGTTGGSHGPSEQPITGLAFAEAPLVLRTGQLQAARVSAVRADGSAQELTEGVAWSSDDTSIATISQGLVSAMSEGETIIRAVYSGREAVLPVRVLKPAPTQPVEPVDGIYMFSDELHASITSYSWGDYALNDSSNARTGEKSIRLAPSSNSALYLYSSLPITSKEYEKLRLWVHGGASGGQQLKLVLTSGGQPVKELRLDELIPGGLQADTWSPVELQLAEHLPNGLFDGVIVAGAVDGEQPPVYLDDLALVRKYVAPPEIVEVRMNMHQLVLLPGESQSLAAESFLSNGETKVLTAEADWLSDRPDVVQVNDGTLTALRPGIALITATTSGHTAEAYVQVTEAAAEAMYTDAFEPGFHNLSWHEKDIANHEQAHSGELSIKFEPDGWDGVWLAASDKRSISDYYGFELWLHGGATGGQQLLLHAYNGYTGLGAIQVNELLPSGLPAGEWTKLTVNFAELGLSAGEFDGIIVQAATEANQSAVYIDDVSLLRNVNAGQLPMPRLPSVTITVDPNAERRPINPDIYGINFNDMHVNDSELDFPVQRWGGNNTTRYNWELDVANRASDWFFINYPYEHEQPEQLPHGSMADRFMDETHAHNGKVLLTVPTIGWTPKDRTVTYGFSQAKYGQQQDSATELRDAGNGVRPNGELITGNDPLDTSKPIGPEFVTRWMEHISERTGDQVNFYALDNEPEIWHVTHRDVHPEAPTYDEIWEFTERYGTAIKEQDADAQVFGPTSWGWCAYFYSSADNCADGPDRQAHGGKPFLEWYLEQVAAHKEETGVQLVDYLDIHFYPQEHVVTSGEEGPQAVKRRFQSLKSLYDPSFVDESWIQEPIRLIPRMKEMMQEKLPEAKLAITEYNFGNGEGISAGLAQAEALAIFGREGVDLATRFGAMKAGTFIEDAFKLYLDYDGHGSKVTGTSVSARSSNADAVGTYSIEGEDGKLFVLLFNKDSVPRTANTSTQAEGGSAASLYRFDAKSHVAAAGTLAVQEGGLLSVELPARSATLVVIEP, encoded by the coding sequence ATGAGAAAATCATTCAGGAGCAAGGGAACGAGGAATAAAGCAATCGCACTTATTCTAGGACTTGCCATGTCTACCTCGATGCTGGGAGGAGCGCAGCCTGATGCAAGAGCTGAGCAGTCCGGCGTACTCACGGTGTATGACGACCTGCTGTCACCGGAGTTTATCAACTATGGCTGGGCTGAGATGGATCTGGAGGAGTCGACGATCGTTCACGGAGGAAGTCGCTCTGTGCGGCTGAACCCCGATCATGACAAGGCGCTGTACTTCTACAAGGACCGTATTATGGTAGCGGACGATTACGACTCCCTGCGCTTCTGGGTGCACGGCGGCACGACCGGCGGACAGAAGGTGAAGCTTGTGCTTTCTCTCGGCGGTCAAGGTATGGCAGAACGATATGTGGATGAGCTTCTTCCTGGAGGCATTCCTGCTGGTCAATGGGCTGAGGTTAACGTCCGCTTGTCTGAGCTCGGTGTGCAGGGGCTCCTCGACGGCATCTGGCTGTGGGGGGAAGGAGAGCAGGAGTCGATCTATATCGACGATATGCGCTTCATGCCTAAGGATGTAGGCGGCTCGACCTCTGGCGGCTCGACAAGCGGCAATGGCACCTCGACAGGAGGAAGCACATCTGGCGGCGGTACGACAGGCGGCTCTCACGGTCCGAGCGAGCAGCCGATTACCGGCCTTGCCTTCGCCGAGGCGCCACTTGTGCTGCGTACCGGTCAGCTGCAGGCAGCTCGTGTATCAGCTGTGCGAGCAGACGGCTCGGCGCAGGAGCTGACAGAGGGCGTAGCATGGAGCTCGGATGATACGTCCATCGCGACCATATCACAAGGCTTAGTCAGCGCCATGAGCGAGGGTGAGACTATCATTCGTGCGGTGTATAGCGGACGTGAGGCCGTGCTTCCGGTGCGGGTGCTGAAGCCTGCACCTACTCAGCCCGTCGAGCCGGTGGATGGCATCTATATGTTCAGCGATGAGCTTCATGCTTCCATCACAAGCTATAGCTGGGGCGATTACGCGTTGAACGACAGCTCCAACGCTCGCACCGGGGAGAAATCGATTCGGCTCGCCCCTTCCAGCAACAGCGCACTGTACCTCTACAGCAGCTTGCCGATCACGAGCAAGGAATACGAGAAGCTTAGACTATGGGTTCATGGAGGAGCCTCTGGGGGCCAGCAGCTGAAGCTCGTATTGACCTCAGGCGGTCAGCCGGTCAAGGAGCTTCGTCTCGACGAGCTGATCCCAGGCGGTCTGCAAGCCGATACGTGGAGTCCGGTAGAGCTGCAGCTGGCAGAGCACCTTCCGAATGGCTTGTTTGACGGCGTTATCGTCGCTGGTGCCGTCGATGGCGAGCAGCCTCCTGTCTATCTGGATGATCTGGCATTGGTACGTAAATATGTAGCACCGCCTGAGATCGTCGAGGTTCGGATGAATATGCATCAGCTCGTGCTGCTTCCAGGTGAGAGCCAGTCGCTTGCAGCTGAATCGTTCCTGAGCAATGGAGAGACGAAGGTGCTCACGGCTGAAGCCGACTGGCTGAGCGACCGTCCTGATGTCGTGCAGGTTAACGACGGCACCTTAACGGCTCTTCGTCCCGGCATTGCCCTGATTACAGCAACAACCTCAGGGCACACCGCTGAAGCATATGTACAGGTCACCGAGGCTGCAGCAGAGGCGATGTACACCGATGCATTCGAGCCCGGCTTCCACAACCTGAGCTGGCATGAGAAGGATATAGCGAATCACGAGCAGGCGCACAGCGGTGAGCTCTCCATTAAGTTCGAGCCGGATGGCTGGGACGGTGTGTGGCTAGCGGCGAGCGATAAGCGCAGCATCAGTGACTACTACGGCTTCGAGCTATGGCTGCACGGAGGCGCTACGGGCGGTCAGCAGCTGCTCCTTCACGCCTACAACGGCTACACTGGACTCGGAGCGATTCAGGTGAACGAGCTGCTTCCGAGCGGCCTGCCAGCGGGCGAGTGGACGAAGCTGACGGTTAATTTTGCAGAGCTGGGCTTAAGTGCGGGTGAGTTCGACGGCATCATCGTGCAGGCGGCAACGGAGGCGAATCAGAGCGCGGTCTACATCGACGATGTGAGCCTGCTGCGCAACGTGAACGCCGGACAGCTTCCGATGCCAAGGCTGCCGTCCGTGACGATCACGGTAGACCCGAATGCGGAGCGCCGACCGATTAATCCTGACATTTACGGCATTAACTTCAATGATATGCATGTGAATGACTCGGAGCTGGACTTCCCTGTTCAGCGCTGGGGTGGCAACAATACGACTCGCTACAACTGGGAGCTCGATGTTGCGAACCGCGCATCTGACTGGTTCTTCATCAACTACCCGTATGAGCACGAGCAGCCAGAGCAGCTGCCGCACGGCTCGATGGCCGACCGCTTCATGGACGAGACGCACGCACATAACGGCAAGGTGCTGCTGACTGTTCCGACGATCGGCTGGACGCCGAAGGACCGCACCGTAACGTATGGCTTCTCCCAGGCGAAATACGGCCAGCAGCAGGATTCTGCAACCGAGCTTCGAGATGCAGGCAACGGCGTTCGGCCGAATGGCGAGCTGATCACCGGCAACGACCCATTGGATACGTCGAAGCCGATCGGCCCTGAGTTCGTCACACGCTGGATGGAGCATATCTCTGAACGGACAGGAGACCAGGTGAACTTCTATGCGCTGGATAATGAGCCAGAGATCTGGCACGTGACGCATCGCGATGTGCATCCGGAGGCTCCTACCTACGATGAGATCTGGGAGTTCACAGAGCGCTACGGTACGGCGATCAAGGAACAGGACGCGGACGCACAGGTGTTCGGTCCGACATCTTGGGGCTGGTGTGCTTACTTCTACTCGTCAGCGGACAATTGTGCAGACGGACCAGACCGTCAAGCGCACGGCGGCAAGCCGTTCCTGGAATGGTACCTGGAGCAGGTAGCCGCTCATAAAGAGGAGACCGGCGTTCAGCTGGTCGATTATCTCGATATTCACTTCTACCCGCAGGAGCACGTAGTAACCTCCGGTGAGGAAGGCCCACAAGCTGTCAAGCGCCGCTTCCAGTCGTTAAAATCGCTCTACGACCCTTCCTTCGTTGACGAGTCATGGATTCAAGAGCCGATTCGTCTCATCCCACGCATGAAGGAGATGATGCAGGAGAAGCTGCCGGAAGCGAAGCTTGCGATTACCGAGTATAACTTCGGGAACGGAGAAGGCATTAGCGCTGGACTCGCTCAGGCCGAGGCGCTCGCTATATTCGGACGCGAGGGCGTCGACCTCGCCACCCGCTTCGGCGCGATGAAGGCCGGAACGTTCATCGAGGATGCGTTCAAGCTGTACCTCGATTATGATGGTCACGGCTCCAAGGTGACCGGTACGAGCGTGAGTGCGAGGAGCTCGAACGCTGATGCGGTCGGTACGTATTCGATCGAGGGCGAGGACGGCAAGCTGTTCGTCCTGCTGTTCAACAAGGACTCCGTACCGCGCACGGCGAATACGTCGACGCAGGCGGAAGGAGGCTCTGCCGCATCGCTGTATCGATTCGATGCCAAGTCGCACGTTGCGGCAGCAGGCACACTAGCCGTACAAGAGGGAGGCTTGCTGTCCGTGGAGCTTCCAGCACGCTCGGCCACTCTTGTTGTGATCGAGCCGTAA
- a CDS encoding response regulator transcription factor, with protein MPRVLIVDDQRLLRDGLQTILNLEDDLEVVGVAENGAQALEMTELLQPGVVLMDIKMPVMDGIEAMQRIKQRQPQVKVIMLTTFPEDKFIVKAMSCGADGFLLKDMPADRVIQTVRDVVDGELILPAAIAARLASQLIRTSQLKADLFNEGLLKQEGLVFTERERKIILHMVEGYSNKQIASALFMGEGTVRNYISVIYNKIGLNDRQAAVLRLKELLLT; from the coding sequence ATGCCGCGTGTACTTATAGTGGATGATCAGAGACTGCTGCGGGATGGGCTGCAGACGATCTTGAATCTCGAGGACGATCTTGAGGTCGTCGGAGTAGCCGAGAATGGCGCACAAGCGCTGGAGATGACGGAGCTGCTGCAGCCAGGCGTCGTGCTCATGGATATCAAGATGCCCGTCATGGACGGCATCGAAGCGATGCAGCGGATAAAGCAGCGTCAGCCTCAAGTCAAGGTCATCATGCTGACGACGTTTCCTGAGGATAAGTTTATTGTGAAGGCAATGTCTTGCGGTGCAGATGGCTTCCTGCTCAAGGATATGCCGGCCGACCGAGTCATTCAGACGGTTCGCGACGTTGTGGACGGAGAGCTGATTCTGCCTGCTGCGATCGCAGCAAGGCTTGCCTCACAGCTAATCCGAACGAGCCAGCTGAAGGCTGATCTATTCAATGAGGGGCTACTGAAGCAGGAAGGTCTCGTGTTCACGGAGCGTGAGCGGAAGATTATTCTGCACATGGTTGAAGGCTATTCGAATAAACAAATTGCGTCGGCGCTGTTCATGGGCGAGGGTACGGTGCGCAATTACATCAGCGTCATCTACAATAAGATCGGTCTTAATGACCGACAAGCAGCCGTCCTCAGGCTGAAGGAGCTGCTGCTGACATGA
- a CDS encoding NAD(P)/FAD-dependent oxidoreductase translates to MIYDCAIIGGGPAGLNAALVLGRARRTVALFDDHRPRNAVTHASHGFITRDGIHPSEFRRIAYEEVLGYPTVYHWQAEAIDIRRTGHGFVVRMASGEAVEARRIILAAGLKETFPQIEGLSDYYGKSLFACPFCDGWELRDRPLVVISEFPALMHKVKLLLNWSADLVVCTNGSSVLSIEQRQQLADRHIRVVDSRVVSLTGSNGMLERVHFADGTSLARSGGFIDPTLTSKAVFHQPLGYHLTEHGGIVIDEMGRSTAEGVYAAGDSAYLMPSQLIYAAASGSKAAMAVFADYIEESWQLSGH, encoded by the coding sequence ATGATCTACGATTGCGCCATTATTGGCGGCGGACCAGCTGGCTTGAATGCAGCTCTAGTGCTCGGCCGGGCTAGACGGACGGTTGCACTATTTGACGATCATCGCCCAAGGAATGCGGTCACCCATGCCTCGCACGGCTTCATCACGCGAGATGGTATACATCCGTCCGAGTTTCGACGTATTGCTTATGAGGAGGTGCTCGGTTATCCGACCGTCTATCATTGGCAGGCCGAGGCGATAGACATACGCAGGACGGGGCATGGATTTGTCGTTCGGATGGCATCGGGTGAAGCTGTAGAAGCACGCAGAATTATACTGGCTGCAGGGCTGAAGGAGACGTTTCCACAGATCGAGGGCTTGAGCGATTATTATGGTAAAAGCTTATTCGCCTGCCCGTTCTGCGACGGCTGGGAGCTGCGGGATCGTCCGCTGGTCGTCATCTCCGAGTTTCCTGCCTTGATGCACAAGGTGAAGCTGCTGCTGAACTGGAGCGCTGACCTTGTCGTGTGCACGAATGGCAGTAGCGTGCTGAGCATCGAGCAGCGGCAGCAGCTCGCAGACCGTCATATTCGTGTTGTCGACAGTCGAGTCGTCTCCCTGACGGGTAGCAATGGAATGCTGGAGCGGGTTCACTTTGCTGACGGAACCTCGCTCGCCCGCAGTGGCGGCTTCATCGACCCGACCTTGACGTCGAAGGCGGTATTCCATCAACCTCTTGGCTACCATCTCACCGAGCACGGTGGCATCGTCATCGATGAGATGGGGCGAAGTACCGCAGAAGGCGTGTACGCGGCCGGAGATTCGGCCTATCTCATGCCGTCGCAGCTCATCTATGCCGCAGCCTCCGGCAGCAAGGCGGCGATGGCTGTCTTCGCGGATTATATCGAGGAGAGCTGGCAGCTGAGCGGTCATTAA
- a CDS encoding Rrf2 family transcriptional regulator, whose translation MKYSKATNYALHTMMYLIAYATDKPIGVQQLAELQSVSPTYLSKILTKLVKAGLIESASGANGGYRVRGAREDISFLDIIRAIEGNVSLFECCGDDNSPCLIHQVMLASEEAMEQHLKNTRLVDIANQIPRV comes from the coding sequence ATGAAATACTCCAAGGCGACCAACTACGCCCTCCACACCATGATGTATCTGATAGCTTATGCTACTGACAAGCCGATAGGGGTACAGCAGCTGGCTGAGCTGCAGAGCGTCTCACCAACGTATTTGTCCAAAATATTGACGAAGCTTGTGAAGGCGGGGCTGATCGAATCGGCTTCGGGAGCGAACGGTGGATATCGGGTGAGAGGGGCTAGAGAAGACATCTCTTTCCTTGATATTATTCGCGCGATAGAGGGCAACGTCTCGCTGTTTGAATGCTGTGGCGATGACAACTCTCCATGCTTGATTCACCAGGTCATGCTGGCCTCGGAGGAAGCGATGGAGCAGCATTTGAAGAACACTCGTCTGGTGGATATTGCGAATCAAATTCCACGAGTTTGA